One window of the Ictidomys tridecemlineatus isolate mIctTri1 chromosome 11, mIctTri1.hap1, whole genome shotgun sequence genome contains the following:
- the Mmp23b gene encoding matrix metalloproteinase-23 isoform X3: MQREAGLLEQIFSHEEGSPASSAFQEPPALLSPAARQLFGAVPAGQNAAVTLGSKPAWRMGRDRTLTTSGPEQTAPRPHPQLPAPYPQRPPGSRLPASIAFGPPRRAFQAEHRSPPPARAVPDLRARRLALLPVFLAPRTPSPRPGGGFPALHPPHLSQPPRGSLRAQGPPLRQPLPGFSRDPRSSLRLALCGPSPPAPSAAQHSLPRPLALRPLPSRFLSWLQGHDALRSRVSLGVYGVGVEFHLGEKPTRPEVSPPAWEPPTDATLSASPRANPTPSDPTQQAVSGPPPPATGPESRKPPGEPGAAPRQASWFPSRAPRPPTPPHWAVTRAACRRLPSPLLGGSMAQVPAPRCPSGPEPDSESAMGRGACVPPKVSGAVQDRRLGAVLGGLCLFPALLLLARLGAPAAQAWSAGQREAYSLDAPGVPTAQVPSPFSPLVPRKRRYTLTPARLRWDHFNLTYRILSFPRNLLSPRETRRGLAAAFRMWSDVSPFSFREVAPEQPSDLRIGFYPANHTDCLVSALHHCFDGPTGELAHAFFPPHGGIHFDDSEHWVLGPTRYSWKKGVWLTDLVHVAAHEIGHALGLMHSQHSRALMHLNATLRGWKALSQDELWGLHRLYGCLDRLFVCASWARKGFCDTRRRLMKRLCPSSCDFCYEFPFPTVATTPSPPRTKTRLVPEGRNVTFRCGQKILHKKGKVYWYKDQEPLEFSYPGYLALGEARLSIIANAVNEGTYTCVVRRHQHVLTTYSWRVRVRS; the protein is encoded by the exons ATGCAGAGGGAGGCCGGTTTGTTGGAGCAGATATTTAGCCACGAAGAGGGGAGTCCTGCATCCAGCGCTTTCCAAGAACCACCCGCACTGCTCAGCCCGGCCGCCCGCCAGCTGTTTGGCGCTGTCCCGGCTGGCCAGAACGCCGCTGTCACCCTGGGCTCGAAGCCGGCTTGGAGGATGGGGAGGGACAGGACGTTGACCACATCTGGCCCGGAGCAGACAGCTCCTCGACCTCACCCCCAACTCCCAGCCCCTTACCCCCAGCGTCCCCCAGGATCCCGCCTTCCGGCCAGCATTGCCTTCGGGCCGCCCCGTCGAGCCTTCCAGGCTGAGCACCGCTCCCCGCCCCCAGCCAGGGCCGTTCCAGACCTCCGCGCCCGGCGTCTGGCCTTGCTTCCCGTCTTCCTGGCTCCAAGAACCCCTTCCCCGCGGCCTGGCGGGGGATTCCCGGCCCTGCACCCTCCCCACCTCAGCCAGCCTCCTCGGGGGTCCCTCCGGGCCCAAGGCCCGCCCCTCCGCCAGCCCCTTCCCGGCTTTTCGCGGGACCCTCGAAGCTCCCTACGCCTTGCCCTCTGCGGGCCTTCGCCGCCTGCCCCTTCAGCCGCCCAACACTCACTGCCACGTCCCCTCGCTCTGCGTCCCCTCCCCTCTCGCTTTTTGAGCTGGCTACAGGGTCACGATGCGCTTCGCTCCCGGGTCTCACTGGGGGTTTACGGGGTTGGGGTGGAATTCCACTTGGGGGAAAAGCCAACCCGTCCTGAAGTCTCACCACCGGCCTGGGAGCCCCCAACTGACGCCACTTTAAGCGCGAGCCCCAGGGCCAATCCCACTCCAAGCGACCCCACCCAGCAGGCCGTGTCTGGGCCACCGCCACCGGCCACAGGTCCCGAGTCCCGGAAGCCCCCGGGGGAGCCCGGGGCCGCTCCCCGACAGGCCAGCTGGTTTCCCTCAAGGGCGccgcgcccccccacccccccccactggGCTGTAACCCGAGCCGCCTGCCGTCGCCTCCCCTCCCCGCTCCTCGGCGGCTCCATGGCCCAGGTCCCCGCGCCGCGCTGCCCCAGCGGCCCCGAGCCCGACAGCGAGTCTGCCATGGGCCGGGGGGCCTGCGTTCCCCCGAAGGTGTCAGGGGCCGTCCAGGACCGCCGGCTCGGGGCCGTGCTGGGCGGGCTGTGCCTGTTCCCCGCGCTCCTGCTGCTGGCCCGGCTCGGGGCCCCTGCGGCGCAGGCCTGGAGCGCAGGGCAG AGAGAGGCCTATTCGCTGGATGCACCAGGGGTCCCTAcagcccaggtccccagcccATTTTCCCCGCTGGTGCCCCGAAAACGCCGCTACACGTTGACCCCGGCCAGGCTGCGCTGGGACCACTTCAACCTCACCTACAG GATCCTCTCCTTCCCTCGGAATCTGCTGAGCCCCCGTGAGACTCGCCGGGGCCTGGCTGCTGCTTTCCGGATGTGGAGCGACGTTTCCCCCTTTAGTTTCCGTGAGGTGGCCCCTGAGCAGCCCAGCGACCTGCGGATAG GCTTCTACCCAGCCAACCACACGGACTGCCTGGTCTCTGCTCTGCACCATTGCTTTGACGGTCCCACGGGCGAGCTGGCCCACGCCTTCTTCCCACCGCACGGTGGCATCCACTTTGACGACAGCGAGCACTGGGTCCTGGGCCCCACACGCTACAGCTGGAAGAAAG GTGTGTGGCTCACAGACCTGGTGCACGTGGCAGCCCACGAGATCGGCCATGCACTGGGCCTGATGCACTCCCAGCACAGCCGGGCACTCATGCACCTCAACGCCACGCTGCGTGGCTGGAAGGCACTGTCTCAGGATGAGCTGTGGGGGCTGCACCGGCTCTACG GCTGCCTGGACCGGCTGTTTGTGTGCGCGTCCTGGGCACGGAAGGGCTTTTGTGACACCCGCAGGAGGCTCATGAAGAGGCTGTGCCCCAGCAGCTGCGACTTCTGCTATG AGTTTCCCTTCCCCACGGTGGCCACCACCCCATCACCCCCCAGGACCAAAACCAGGCTGGTGCCAGAGGGCAGAAATGTGACCTTCCGATGTGGTCAGAAGATCCTCCACAAGAAAGGCAAAGTGTA CTGGTACAAGGACCAGGAGCCCCTCGAATTCTCCTACCCTGGTTACCTGGCCCTGGGTGAGGCTCGCCTGAGCATCATCGCCAACGCTGTCAACGAGGGCACGTACACGTGTGTGGTCCGCCGGCACCAGCACGTGCTCACCACCTACTCCTGGCGTGTCCGAGTGAGGAGCTAA
- the Mmp23b gene encoding matrix metalloproteinase-23 isoform X2 → MQREAGLLEQIFSHEEGSPASSAFQEPPALLSPAARQLFGAVPAGQNAAVTLGSKPAWRMGRDRTLTTSGPEQTAPRPHPQLPAPYPQRPPGSRLPASIAFGPPRRAFQAEHRSPPPARAVPDLRARRLALLPVFLAPRTPSPRPGGGFPALHPPHLSQPPRGSLRAQGPPLRQPLPGFSRDPRSSLRLALCGPSPPAPSAAQHSLPRPLALRPLPSRFLSWLQGHDALRSRVSLGVYGVGVEFHLGEKPTRPEVSPPAWEPPTDATLSASPRANPTPSDPTQQAVSGPPPPATGPESRKPPGEPGAAPRQASWFPSRAPRPPTPPHWAVTRAACRRLPSPLLGGSMAQVPAPRCPSGPEPDSESAMGRGACVPPKVSGAVQDRRLGAVLGGLCLFPALLLLARLGAPAAQAWSAGQSLFHTNSGVWGPSLRLPHAHFLPVKREAYSLDAPGVPTAQVPSPFSPLVPRKRRYTLTPARLRWDHFNLTYRILSFPRNLLSPRETRRGLAAAFRMWSDVSPFSFREVAPEQPSDLRIGFYPANHTDCLVSALHHCFDGPTGELAHAFFPPHGGIHFDDSEHWVLGPTRYSWKKAHEIGHALGLMHSQHSRALMHLNATLRGWKALSQDELWGLHRLYGCLDRLFVCASWARKGFCDTRRRLMKRLCPSSCDFCYEFPFPTVATTPSPPRTKTRLVPEGRNVTFRCGQKILHKKGKVYWYKDQEPLEFSYPGYLALGEARLSIIANAVNEGTYTCVVRRHQHVLTTYSWRVRVRS, encoded by the exons ATGCAGAGGGAGGCCGGTTTGTTGGAGCAGATATTTAGCCACGAAGAGGGGAGTCCTGCATCCAGCGCTTTCCAAGAACCACCCGCACTGCTCAGCCCGGCCGCCCGCCAGCTGTTTGGCGCTGTCCCGGCTGGCCAGAACGCCGCTGTCACCCTGGGCTCGAAGCCGGCTTGGAGGATGGGGAGGGACAGGACGTTGACCACATCTGGCCCGGAGCAGACAGCTCCTCGACCTCACCCCCAACTCCCAGCCCCTTACCCCCAGCGTCCCCCAGGATCCCGCCTTCCGGCCAGCATTGCCTTCGGGCCGCCCCGTCGAGCCTTCCAGGCTGAGCACCGCTCCCCGCCCCCAGCCAGGGCCGTTCCAGACCTCCGCGCCCGGCGTCTGGCCTTGCTTCCCGTCTTCCTGGCTCCAAGAACCCCTTCCCCGCGGCCTGGCGGGGGATTCCCGGCCCTGCACCCTCCCCACCTCAGCCAGCCTCCTCGGGGGTCCCTCCGGGCCCAAGGCCCGCCCCTCCGCCAGCCCCTTCCCGGCTTTTCGCGGGACCCTCGAAGCTCCCTACGCCTTGCCCTCTGCGGGCCTTCGCCGCCTGCCCCTTCAGCCGCCCAACACTCACTGCCACGTCCCCTCGCTCTGCGTCCCCTCCCCTCTCGCTTTTTGAGCTGGCTACAGGGTCACGATGCGCTTCGCTCCCGGGTCTCACTGGGGGTTTACGGGGTTGGGGTGGAATTCCACTTGGGGGAAAAGCCAACCCGTCCTGAAGTCTCACCACCGGCCTGGGAGCCCCCAACTGACGCCACTTTAAGCGCGAGCCCCAGGGCCAATCCCACTCCAAGCGACCCCACCCAGCAGGCCGTGTCTGGGCCACCGCCACCGGCCACAGGTCCCGAGTCCCGGAAGCCCCCGGGGGAGCCCGGGGCCGCTCCCCGACAGGCCAGCTGGTTTCCCTCAAGGGCGccgcgcccccccacccccccccactggGCTGTAACCCGAGCCGCCTGCCGTCGCCTCCCCTCCCCGCTCCTCGGCGGCTCCATGGCCCAGGTCCCCGCGCCGCGCTGCCCCAGCGGCCCCGAGCCCGACAGCGAGTCTGCCATGGGCCGGGGGGCCTGCGTTCCCCCGAAGGTGTCAGGGGCCGTCCAGGACCGCCGGCTCGGGGCCGTGCTGGGCGGGCTGTGCCTGTTCCCCGCGCTCCTGCTGCTGGCCCGGCTCGGGGCCCCTGCGGCGCAGGCCTGGAGCGCAGGGCAG TCCCTTTTCCATACCAACTCTGGGGTGTGGGGACCGTCCCTACGACTTCCCCATGCCCACTTTCTTCCCGTGAAGAGAGAGGCCTATTCGCTGGATGCACCAGGGGTCCCTAcagcccaggtccccagcccATTTTCCCCGCTGGTGCCCCGAAAACGCCGCTACACGTTGACCCCGGCCAGGCTGCGCTGGGACCACTTCAACCTCACCTACAG GATCCTCTCCTTCCCTCGGAATCTGCTGAGCCCCCGTGAGACTCGCCGGGGCCTGGCTGCTGCTTTCCGGATGTGGAGCGACGTTTCCCCCTTTAGTTTCCGTGAGGTGGCCCCTGAGCAGCCCAGCGACCTGCGGATAG GCTTCTACCCAGCCAACCACACGGACTGCCTGGTCTCTGCTCTGCACCATTGCTTTGACGGTCCCACGGGCGAGCTGGCCCACGCCTTCTTCCCACCGCACGGTGGCATCCACTTTGACGACAGCGAGCACTGGGTCCTGGGCCCCACACGCTACAGCTGGAAGAAAG CCCACGAGATCGGCCATGCACTGGGCCTGATGCACTCCCAGCACAGCCGGGCACTCATGCACCTCAACGCCACGCTGCGTGGCTGGAAGGCACTGTCTCAGGATGAGCTGTGGGGGCTGCACCGGCTCTACG GCTGCCTGGACCGGCTGTTTGTGTGCGCGTCCTGGGCACGGAAGGGCTTTTGTGACACCCGCAGGAGGCTCATGAAGAGGCTGTGCCCCAGCAGCTGCGACTTCTGCTATG AGTTTCCCTTCCCCACGGTGGCCACCACCCCATCACCCCCCAGGACCAAAACCAGGCTGGTGCCAGAGGGCAGAAATGTGACCTTCCGATGTGGTCAGAAGATCCTCCACAAGAAAGGCAAAGTGTA CTGGTACAAGGACCAGGAGCCCCTCGAATTCTCCTACCCTGGTTACCTGGCCCTGGGTGAGGCTCGCCTGAGCATCATCGCCAACGCTGTCAACGAGGGCACGTACACGTGTGTGGTCCGCCGGCACCAGCACGTGCTCACCACCTACTCCTGGCGTGTCCGAGTGAGGAGCTAA
- the Mmp23b gene encoding matrix metalloproteinase-23 isoform X1 — MQREAGLLEQIFSHEEGSPASSAFQEPPALLSPAARQLFGAVPAGQNAAVTLGSKPAWRMGRDRTLTTSGPEQTAPRPHPQLPAPYPQRPPGSRLPASIAFGPPRRAFQAEHRSPPPARAVPDLRARRLALLPVFLAPRTPSPRPGGGFPALHPPHLSQPPRGSLRAQGPPLRQPLPGFSRDPRSSLRLALCGPSPPAPSAAQHSLPRPLALRPLPSRFLSWLQGHDALRSRVSLGVYGVGVEFHLGEKPTRPEVSPPAWEPPTDATLSASPRANPTPSDPTQQAVSGPPPPATGPESRKPPGEPGAAPRQASWFPSRAPRPPTPPHWAVTRAACRRLPSPLLGGSMAQVPAPRCPSGPEPDSESAMGRGACVPPKVSGAVQDRRLGAVLGGLCLFPALLLLARLGAPAAQAWSAGQSLFHTNSGVWGPSLRLPHAHFLPVKREAYSLDAPGVPTAQVPSPFSPLVPRKRRYTLTPARLRWDHFNLTYRILSFPRNLLSPRETRRGLAAAFRMWSDVSPFSFREVAPEQPSDLRIGFYPANHTDCLVSALHHCFDGPTGELAHAFFPPHGGIHFDDSEHWVLGPTRYSWKKGVWLTDLVHVAAHEIGHALGLMHSQHSRALMHLNATLRGWKALSQDELWGLHRLYGCLDRLFVCASWARKGFCDTRRRLMKRLCPSSCDFCYEFPFPTVATTPSPPRTKTRLVPEGRNVTFRCGQKILHKKGKVYWYKDQEPLEFSYPGYLALGEARLSIIANAVNEGTYTCVVRRHQHVLTTYSWRVRVRS, encoded by the exons ATGCAGAGGGAGGCCGGTTTGTTGGAGCAGATATTTAGCCACGAAGAGGGGAGTCCTGCATCCAGCGCTTTCCAAGAACCACCCGCACTGCTCAGCCCGGCCGCCCGCCAGCTGTTTGGCGCTGTCCCGGCTGGCCAGAACGCCGCTGTCACCCTGGGCTCGAAGCCGGCTTGGAGGATGGGGAGGGACAGGACGTTGACCACATCTGGCCCGGAGCAGACAGCTCCTCGACCTCACCCCCAACTCCCAGCCCCTTACCCCCAGCGTCCCCCAGGATCCCGCCTTCCGGCCAGCATTGCCTTCGGGCCGCCCCGTCGAGCCTTCCAGGCTGAGCACCGCTCCCCGCCCCCAGCCAGGGCCGTTCCAGACCTCCGCGCCCGGCGTCTGGCCTTGCTTCCCGTCTTCCTGGCTCCAAGAACCCCTTCCCCGCGGCCTGGCGGGGGATTCCCGGCCCTGCACCCTCCCCACCTCAGCCAGCCTCCTCGGGGGTCCCTCCGGGCCCAAGGCCCGCCCCTCCGCCAGCCCCTTCCCGGCTTTTCGCGGGACCCTCGAAGCTCCCTACGCCTTGCCCTCTGCGGGCCTTCGCCGCCTGCCCCTTCAGCCGCCCAACACTCACTGCCACGTCCCCTCGCTCTGCGTCCCCTCCCCTCTCGCTTTTTGAGCTGGCTACAGGGTCACGATGCGCTTCGCTCCCGGGTCTCACTGGGGGTTTACGGGGTTGGGGTGGAATTCCACTTGGGGGAAAAGCCAACCCGTCCTGAAGTCTCACCACCGGCCTGGGAGCCCCCAACTGACGCCACTTTAAGCGCGAGCCCCAGGGCCAATCCCACTCCAAGCGACCCCACCCAGCAGGCCGTGTCTGGGCCACCGCCACCGGCCACAGGTCCCGAGTCCCGGAAGCCCCCGGGGGAGCCCGGGGCCGCTCCCCGACAGGCCAGCTGGTTTCCCTCAAGGGCGccgcgcccccccacccccccccactggGCTGTAACCCGAGCCGCCTGCCGTCGCCTCCCCTCCCCGCTCCTCGGCGGCTCCATGGCCCAGGTCCCCGCGCCGCGCTGCCCCAGCGGCCCCGAGCCCGACAGCGAGTCTGCCATGGGCCGGGGGGCCTGCGTTCCCCCGAAGGTGTCAGGGGCCGTCCAGGACCGCCGGCTCGGGGCCGTGCTGGGCGGGCTGTGCCTGTTCCCCGCGCTCCTGCTGCTGGCCCGGCTCGGGGCCCCTGCGGCGCAGGCCTGGAGCGCAGGGCAG TCCCTTTTCCATACCAACTCTGGGGTGTGGGGACCGTCCCTACGACTTCCCCATGCCCACTTTCTTCCCGTGAAGAGAGAGGCCTATTCGCTGGATGCACCAGGGGTCCCTAcagcccaggtccccagcccATTTTCCCCGCTGGTGCCCCGAAAACGCCGCTACACGTTGACCCCGGCCAGGCTGCGCTGGGACCACTTCAACCTCACCTACAG GATCCTCTCCTTCCCTCGGAATCTGCTGAGCCCCCGTGAGACTCGCCGGGGCCTGGCTGCTGCTTTCCGGATGTGGAGCGACGTTTCCCCCTTTAGTTTCCGTGAGGTGGCCCCTGAGCAGCCCAGCGACCTGCGGATAG GCTTCTACCCAGCCAACCACACGGACTGCCTGGTCTCTGCTCTGCACCATTGCTTTGACGGTCCCACGGGCGAGCTGGCCCACGCCTTCTTCCCACCGCACGGTGGCATCCACTTTGACGACAGCGAGCACTGGGTCCTGGGCCCCACACGCTACAGCTGGAAGAAAG GTGTGTGGCTCACAGACCTGGTGCACGTGGCAGCCCACGAGATCGGCCATGCACTGGGCCTGATGCACTCCCAGCACAGCCGGGCACTCATGCACCTCAACGCCACGCTGCGTGGCTGGAAGGCACTGTCTCAGGATGAGCTGTGGGGGCTGCACCGGCTCTACG GCTGCCTGGACCGGCTGTTTGTGTGCGCGTCCTGGGCACGGAAGGGCTTTTGTGACACCCGCAGGAGGCTCATGAAGAGGCTGTGCCCCAGCAGCTGCGACTTCTGCTATG AGTTTCCCTTCCCCACGGTGGCCACCACCCCATCACCCCCCAGGACCAAAACCAGGCTGGTGCCAGAGGGCAGAAATGTGACCTTCCGATGTGGTCAGAAGATCCTCCACAAGAAAGGCAAAGTGTA CTGGTACAAGGACCAGGAGCCCCTCGAATTCTCCTACCCTGGTTACCTGGCCCTGGGTGAGGCTCGCCTGAGCATCATCGCCAACGCTGTCAACGAGGGCACGTACACGTGTGTGGTCCGCCGGCACCAGCACGTGCTCACCACCTACTCCTGGCGTGTCCGAGTGAGGAGCTAA